A window of Primulina tabacum isolate GXHZ01 chromosome 4, ASM2559414v2, whole genome shotgun sequence contains these coding sequences:
- the LOC142543123 gene encoding sulfite reductase 1 [ferredoxin], chloroplastic-like produces MATSFGGAAIAKDPKMQISRNFSGLKNASTLILLTKFPQVSRASSPPSIVAVKAVSTPLKPDASVEIKRSKVEIIKEHSNFIRYPLNEELLTDSPNINEAATQIIKFHGSYQQYNRDERGTRSYSFMLRTKNPSGKVSNKLYLVMDDLADQFGIQTLRLTTRQTFQLHGVLKKDLKIVMSTIIKNMGSTLGACGDLNRNVLAPAAPFFRKDYLLAQKTAEDIAALLTPQSGFYYDTWVDGEQFMSAESPEVVKARNDNSHGTNFPNSPEPIYGTQFMPRKFKIAVTVPTDNSVDLFTNDIGVVVVSDADGEPQGFNIYVGGGMGRTHRLESTFPRLAEPLGYVPKDDILYAVKAIAVTQRENGRRDDRKYSRMKYLLSSWGIEKFRSVVEQYYGKKFKPCHELPDWEFKSYLGWHEQGDGGLFCGLHVDNGRIKETMKTILREIIEKYNLNVRITPNQNIILCDVRQAWKRPITTALAQGGLLQPRFVDPLNLTAMACPAFPLCPLAITEAERGIPDILKRIRAVFEKVGLKYNESVVIRITGCPNGCARPYMAELGLVGDGPNTYQIWLGGNPNQTSLAKAFKDKVKLHNLEDVFVPLFYHWKRKRLSKESFGDFTIRMGTEKLLELVDKWEGIPLSTSRHNLKLFADKETFEAMDALARLQDKNAHELAMEVIRHYVSTHKKHIH; encoded by the exons ATGGCGACGTCATTTGGGGGGGCAGCAATAGCCAAGGATCCCAAGATGCAGATTTCTAGAAACTTCAGTGGCTTGAAGAATGCATCCACTTTGATTCTGCTTACCAAATTCCCTCAGGTTTCTCGCGCATCATCCCCTCCTTCGATTGTGGCCGTCAAAGCTGTTTCCACG CCTCTTAAACCAGATGCTTCAGTCGAGATTAAACGCAGTAAGGTCGAAATCATCAAAGAGCACAGTAACTTCATAAGATATCCTCTCAATGAGGAGTTATTAACTGATTCTCCAAATATTAATGAAGCTGCTACACAAATAATCAAGTTCCATGGTAGCTATCAACAGTATAACCGAGATGAACGTGGCACAAGGTCTTATTCGTTTATGCTTCGTACGAAGAACCCGAGTGGAAAAGTTTCAAACAAACTCTATCTGGTTATGGATGATCTAGCTGATCAGTTTGGGATTCAAACACTTCGTTTGACAACTCGGCAAACGTTTCAGCTCCATGGTGTTTTGAAAAAAGATCTCAAGATAGTCATGAGTACAATCATTAAGAACATGGGCTCGACACTTGGTGCTTGTGGCGATCTCAACAGAAATGTCCTTGCCCCAGCAGCACCATTTTTTCGAAAAGATTATCTTTTAGCACAGAAAACTGCAGAAGATATTGCTGCACTTTTAACTCCACAGTCAGGGTTTTATTATGATACGTGGGTGGATGGAGAACAATTCATGTCTGCTGAATCCCCAGAAGTAGTTAAGGCTCGAAATGATAACTCCCATGGTACAAATTTTCCCAATTCACCTGAGCCCATATATGGAACACAGTTCATGCCAAGAAAGTTCAAGATTGCAGTCACCGTTCCCACAGACAACTCGGTGGATCTTTTTACTAACGATATTGGAGTAGTTGTTGTATCTGATGCTGATGGGGAGCCACAGGGCTTTAacatatat GTTGGTGGTGGGATGGGAAGAACACATAGATTGGAATCTACTTTCCCTCGATTGGCAGAACCATTGGGTTATGTGCCGAAAGATGATATATTATATGCAGTCAAGGCTATCGCTGTTACTCAAAGAGAAAATGGACGGAGAGATGATCGAAAGTACAGTAGAATGAAATACTTGCTTAGTTCGTGGGGGATAGAAAAGTTCAGAAGTGTGGTCGAGCAATACTATGGGAAGAAGTTTAAACCTTGCCATGAGTTACCCGATTGGGAATTTAAAAGCTATCTCGGTTGGCACGAGCAG GGAGATGGTGGTTTATTTTGTGGTCTTCATGTGGATAATGGCCGTATCAAGGAAACAATGAAGACGATTTTAAGGGAAATTATTGAGAAGTATAATTTGAACGTGCGTATCACACCTAACCAAAATATTATCTTGTGTGATGTCCGGCAAGCATGGAAGCGCCCTATCACTACAGCTCTTGCTCAGGGTGGTCTACTG CAACCAAGGTTTGTAGATCCGCTCAACTTGACAGCGATGGCATGCCCTGCTTTTCCTCTTTGTCCTTTGGCTATTACAGAAGCTGAACGAGGAATACCTGACATCTTGAAGAGAATTCGTGCTGTTTTTGAAAAG GTTGGTCTCAAGTATAATGAATCCGTGGTAATAAGGATAACAGGTTGCCCCAATGGTTGTGCTAGACCGTACATGGCTGAGCTCGGGTTGGTTGGTGACGGTCCAAATACTTACCAG ATTTGGCTCGGTGGGAATCCAAACCAAACTTCATTAGCAAAAGCATTCAAGGATAAGGTTAAGCTTCATAATCTTGAGGACGTTTTTGTACCTCTATTTTACCACTGGAAACGCAAGCGGCTCTCTAAAGAATCATTTGGTGACTTCACAATTCGCATG GGAACGGAGAAGCTTTTGGAGCTGGTGGATAAATGGGAAGGAATACCCTTATCAACATCGCGACATAACTTAAAACTCTTTGCAGACAAGGAGACATTTGAAGCCATGGATGCTCTAGCAAGACTGCAAGATAAGAATGCTCATGAGTTGGCAATGGAAGTCATACGCCATTACGTATCTACACACAAGAAGCATATTCATTGA